In Oncorhynchus gorbuscha isolate QuinsamMale2020 ecotype Even-year linkage group LG26, OgorEven_v1.0, whole genome shotgun sequence, the DNA window gggcacatcagtCAAGCGGAAATTCAGGAAAATAGACTCTAGCTCTTTAATATACTTCAAAAAAGACATTTGATAGATTGATCTTAAATGACCTCTGCGCGTTTTCATGAATTTCGTTATCTTGAAGCCAATTCACAACAATATGGGAAAGGATATGGAAGTGAAGCAGAAGGGTCATCACTTTCACCAAAGATTTGTGattatattgacaagatggtCGGCTaaccgctctaacaatggaaatacatgtccgCAAAAGGCAGGCGGCGAGATCAGGTGGgaacattctagccaatgagaggccAGATATGCATGTGAACAACAGGCGCAACTCCGATATAAAATCTCTTTGCGCAAAATTGCTGGAATGTCACGTGCATTACACTTATATCAGTACATGCGTAACAACCCAAGCATTATGAAActtatatttgatcaaataagccTTACCTATCAAAATAGCAATTCACTTTTATCTTGACCAAATTTGACACTCGTTACACCCCCCCAATACAAAAACTCTTGGTCTGCTTAACGCTTGATTTCGCACAGACAGATTTTGGGCGGAGTCGaccctctcgcttcgcctctacATCTCTGCTCGTATAGCTGTCGCAAAAATATTGGATACTGCTAGTGTTTCACTGGTCAGACGTTGCTGATGTATGTCAAAAACCTGTATTTTACATATCAGCACGGGCAATCTACTCCAATATAAGAATGAgagtgccagagtgcagaataattGAGGAATATATGAACGACCAAGTACCAAGTTGTTATGACAGTTGTCAGTAAACATCAGCAAAAAAaaacgtaattaaattgttgccagtgtAACGCAGTTAAGAATGTGCCGTAAGCTCACTCCACAGCCAGCTTGAAATGTCGTGGATGAAGCCATCCAATAGATACCTTTTTGTGTGGTTCAACCTATCGCAACATTGTCAAGTTACCCACTATCCCTCTTGATAACATGAAAACACTCGAACCAGATCTGCTAGGActagtaaaatggtcagagtgaggtatTCTCTCATTTGTGCCTGGAAGTAGCTGTTAGCTTGGGTGTTTGACTGCCGTTttgaggtcagaacgctcggatcaatcCTACTCCTCAGCCAGAGGGTCCAGTGTGCACTCTGAGACCGAAACGCTCAGAATTTACGAACGGACAATCAGACCACGCTCTGAATTTACTGATGGCCCACCGatcttggaaagacagtaccgaagagcccttactgctgctcgatcatcctatttttctaacttaattgaggaaaataagacaCACACTGACAAGGGAAGGCAAGGGAACACAACCGGAGATGTCTATACTGTCTCGCTGGTGGTGGCacaaaagggctgggttttgatgaataaatAAGTTGAGGGTGTGACGAGAGCTTGATCACTCACTGGCCAATCAAGGTTCTCCTTGGCTTAGTACTGCATGCTGTTGTCTCAAGTTGTGTAGGTTTTTGATGGTCTTTGCGTTATCATCCACTCCAATTCGCCTGGAGGGCAAAGAATATTCGGTGTAGGTTGTAGGTTATTGATGGTCTTTGCCTTATCAACTCCAATTCGGCTGGAGGGCACAGAATATTCTCTTCATAGCCCATTTGTAAATTGATAGCGTTTATTAAATAGCATGCAGTAACGAATAATAGCAACAGTTAAATGAATCCAGTTTTGCTTAATATGTTTGTCATGTTTGCAGTCTACAATGTTCTATTTTGCTTCAACATGTAGGCCTAAATGCCTTTGCGCATCACATTTTCACTCTAGAAATTTGGCACTTGTTGGGTTGTTAAATTTGAAATACTTGCTACACCAGAAGTTAATGTTGGAATGTATATGTTGGGGTCAATTAAGGGTGGGTATGAGCCATGGGCTCAGAGAGTGCCCTTTCCCTTACTTAGTAAATCACATGGTTGTGGTCACTGAtgagggtggatagctgtggattagtgaggaatggcaGCAGAGGTCAGGTCACATGAAGGGACAAGGAACAGTTTATTACCCACGTCCTGCCTAGCAACAAAAATGTCATGTTTAGAGAAAAGTTGATCAAAATGTATACCTTAAGGTGGGTATAAATACTGGTGCTGGTGGGAGCATGTCTTTGTCTTAAGCAGCTGTGTGACCCAGTGGgcgaataaacttggtttgagctttactAATCGTCTGAGTTTTTACTCCGTTTATTTAGAACCTAACAGCGCGTTTTCAATAGCAAAGATATATTTGCCGACGATATGGAATTATAGGACTGAATCATTTAAATAAGTTTGGAGGAGTGCTTATTTGGTAATCAGACAAGACTCACTCTTTGAAAATGGGATGGATACTTGAACAAGCAAAATGAAGTATGCAGGTAACTATGTGATTTGTGAATTATGCAAAAACCTTGTATTTCAAGGCATTCTTACGAGTACCCCATTTAAAATCCTTCCATTGATGGGCTACTTGgctaatgcatggccaggatGAAAGACACTGACGCATTGCTGTTAAACCAGACTTCATTatattattctaaaattgattaagtcattttcccccctcatcagtCTATACACAATActacataatgacaaagaaaaaaatggtttttagacattttagcaaatggaaacaagtattcagacccttgactcagtactttgttgaagcacctttggcagagattacagcctcgagtcttcttgggtatggggAGTTTattctattcttctctgcagatcctctcaagccctgtcaggctggatggggagcgttgctgcacagctattttcaggtctctccagagatgttagatcaggtttaagtctgagctctggctgggccactcaaggacatttagagacatgtcctgaagccactcctgcattgtcttggctgtgtgattcTCTTTTTCTTGTTGGagggtgaacctttgcccccagtcggaggtcctgagcgctctggagcagattttcatcaaggatctctctgtacttcgcgccatttatctttccctcgatcctgacaaggaagagtcttggtgctcCCAAACTTCCAGTTAAGAATTACGGAGGCCacttgtgttcttggggaccttcaatgctgcagacattttttggtaaacttcccaagatctgtgcctggatacaatcctgtctcggagctctacagataattccttcgacctcatgacttggtttctgctctgacgtgcactgtcaactgtgggaccttatattgacaggagtgtgcctttccaaatcatgtccaatcaattgcaattaccacagatggactccaagttgtagacacatctcaaggataatcaatagaaacaagatgcaccagagctcaatttcaagtctcatagccaagggtctgaatacttatgtaaataaggtgttttttaaaattttgaatacatttgctaaaatttctaaaaacctgttttcgctttgtcattatgggatattgtgtatagattgaggaAACATTCATTTGATACATTTTAtaattaggctgtaacgtaacaaaaatgtggataatgtgaaggggtctgaatacaagTTTCTTGTGATAGTGGACTTTTGAAGTTGCTTTGAGACATGATTTGGGGGTACGTGTAAGACTAAGAAGAGATGCAAAGAAGTAATTGAAAATGGATTCAAGTTTTTATTTTATAGAATTGGAATTTGTTTTTTTTCTGAATTTACTGACTTCAATTCAAATTGACCCTGATGTCTAAAGGCTGAATAGATCATATCtgctcccttctccttccctccagactccctgcagctctctcttgctgtctctgaaGAGGTTCCCtttgagcagcagcagcaggagtggAGCACGAGACTGGGGCAGGAGGATCCAGAACCCACACAGAttaaagaggaacaggaggaactCTGTACCAGTCAGGAGAAAGAGAAGCTTCAAGGGATGGAGGCTGATATTATAGAGTTCAAATTCACTCCTGTGTGAAAAGTGAATGTGATCAGGAGGACACACTTCAGCCCTTGACTCTTCCCCAACCCCAGACTGTGGAGAACAGAGATAGTGACTCTAAACTAGTGGATCTCAAACCTTTTGGCAATGTGACCCACCTAAATAATCAAAAAAACAGCCACACCTCGTCTATAAAAAATCAACGCTGCCGTGACTGTGGTGAAACATTTGCTCTGAAAGCTGACCTGCAGAGGCACTTGACTCTCACTAAGATGAGACCCAGGGAATGCAGATTCTGCAAAAAACAGTACCACTCCACCTGTAAACTGAAGGCCCATGTTCGACTCTGTCACGTGGAGAAACCCTGCTCAATTTGTGGCAAGACCTTCAAATACAAAGGGGTTCTGTCCAGGCACATGAGGACTcatacaggag includes these proteins:
- the LOC124016378 gene encoding uncharacterized protein LOC124016378 isoform X2 — translated: MCNAKRRLEWCKDRRHWTLEQWKPVLWSDEVRFSIWTSDGLIWFWQMPRDRYLSQCIGANYSLQLSLAVSEEVPFEQQQQEWSTRLGQEDPEPTQIKEEQEELCTSQEKEKLQGMEADIIEFKFTPV